The proteins below are encoded in one region of Sebastes fasciatus isolate fSebFas1 chromosome 16, fSebFas1.pri, whole genome shotgun sequence:
- the angptl5 gene encoding angiopoietin-related protein 5 yields MMWTTTVILLLVPHLLSSTDTGDSTNLNQSETVIEDFYDAPVKVQKLPGGVKGRDTCSIPCDITVKLLRDEKHSICGQLQQSLLAFGRSTRKLMRDVMEEQQRALDILSSQVTELMTKVQMLSSEVQRSNTEMYSIKPVQSHGRDCSDIKDNLLSVVPKIPSGIYIVHPENTDSSFEVFCEMDYMDGGWTVMQRRTDGLTDFKRPWADYVDGFGNLAGEHWLGLKKVFHIVNQKDTRFQLHVALVSQNDVTSYASYDDFNLDSETQFFTIHLGRYAGSAGDAFRGYDQDQNQDTAPFSASDVDNDGCNPSCSIEERTVESCSTQHNQTGWWFNQCGLANLNGSPEDAEQNRAQRTHILWDTWRQNGVPHNIKSVTMKIRRIATNN; encoded by the exons ATGATGTGGACAACAACTGTCATCCTGCTGCTTGTGCCTCATCTGCTTTCCTCTACA GACACAGGAGACAGCACCAATTTGAACCAATCAGAAACAGTCATTGAGGACTTCTATGATGCTCCAGTCAAAGTCCAGAAACTTCCCGGAGGGGTCAAAGGTCGGGACACGTGCTCCATCCCGTGTGACATCACTGTCAAGCTGCTTAGAGATGAGAAACATTCAatctgtg gccagTTACAGCAGTCTCTGTTGGCGTTTGGACGTAGCACCCGGAAGCTGATGAGGGATGtgatggaggagcagcagagagccCTGGACATCCTCAGCAGTCAG GTCACAGAGCTGATGACCAAAGTGCAGATGCTCAGCTCCGAGGTTCAGAGAAGCAACACTGAGATGTACTCCATCAAACCCGTGCAATCCCACG GGCGAGACTGCAGCGACATCAAGGACAATCTTTTGTCAGTCGTCCCCAAGATCCCCAGTGGTATTTACATCGTCCATCCGGAGAATACAGACTCTTCATTTGAG GTTTTCTGTGAGATGGACTACATGGATGGCGGATGGACGGTGATGCAGCGGAGGACCGATGGATTAACTGACTTCAAACGACCATGGGCTGATTATGTTGATGGCTTTGGAAACCTTGCAG gtgaacACTGGTTGGGTCTGAAGAAGGTATTTCATATAGTAAACCAGAAAGATACTCGGTTCCAACTTCATGTCGCCCTAGTGTCCCAAAATGACGTCACCTCTTACGCGTCATATGATGATTTCAACCTGGACAGTGAAACCCAGTTCTTCACTATACACCTGGGCAGATATGCAGGCAGCGCAG GTGATGCATTTCGCGGCTACGACCAGGATCAGAACCAGGACACGGCTCCATTCAGCGCCTCAGACGTGGACAACGACGGCTGTAATCCTTCCTGCTCCATCGAAGAGCGAACAGTGGAGAGCTGCAGCACTCAGCACAACCAGACAGGATGGTGGTTCAACCAGTGCGGCCTGGCAAACCtcaacggctctcctgaagacgcagagcagaaccgggcgcagagGACGCACATCCTGTGGGACACCTGGAGACAGAACGGAGTCCCTCACAACATCAAATCTGTCACGATGAAGATCAGGAGGATTGCAACCAAtaactga